One Methanofastidiosum sp. DNA window includes the following coding sequences:
- a CDS encoding RNA polymerase sigma factor, whose translation MCVKIIGNNDEAKDALQDIFVKLWTSRDSLESIKNIEAYAVTITRNYCLDKLRLRKENISIEKIYLYDDSEDQVNLEYTENYKLNLINSALTELTPNQQKVFVMRDIERMSFEEISINLGITEENIRVSLSRSRKKLKELVKEAIRRENNYGR comes from the coding sequence TTGTGTGTCAAAATCATTGGCAACAATGATGAGGCCAAGGATGCACTTCAGGATATATTTGTAAAACTTTGGACATCAAGAGACTCTTTGGAAAGTATTAAAAATATTGAGGCATACGCTGTAACTATTACACGTAATTATTGCCTTGATAAACTAAGGTTAAGAAAAGAAAATATCTCAATTGAGAAGATTTATTTGTATGATGATAGTGAAGATCAGGTTAATCTAGAATATACTGAAAACTATAAACTTAACCTGATAAATAGTGCGCTCACAGAGTTGACCCCAAATCAACAAAAGGTTTTTGTAATGAGAGATATTGAAAGAATGAGTTTTGAAGAGATCTCAATTAATTTAGGAATTACTGAAGAAAATATCAGAGTATCTCTTTCAAGATCAAGAAAGAAACTTAAAGAATTAGTAAAAGAAGCAATTAGAAGAGAGAATAATTATGGAAGATAA